The segment AAGTGTTGAATACTTTAATTCATGAGAAAAAAGAAATGACGAATAAGCAGTTGCCTGTGAGAAAATGAACGGATACATAATGTGCCAATTCATGAGATAATGAACTCATGTAACACGTTACCAGTCTACCAGGTtgtgaaaagaaagaagaacctAACCTATGCTACCTGCCTGAAAGGAAGATGTAATGATGATCGTCCTGTCTGGCTTCACGTTGCGTGATTAGGTtgttttgtactgtacatgacatagtTAAGGAACATTGCAATGAACTGGCTGTCATCAGTTCTGCTTCAACAAAGCGAGATTTTGATAAAGTCATTCAACAATCAATCATATATCTACCTTTAGTTGAATTATTCATTAGTTTTGGTCAAAGAAAGAGAAGATACATGGTTTATGATAagaacaaatgtgaccctccaccacgaaatgagtcacatgtcacctttgcatgattttcatatttttacattttcataatgagtgttttatgctctatccagtggtaaaacccgttttagaaaagagtgaccacttttcgagttataagcctgtgactgaggtgaccctcacacttttaCCACAGTTCCCCCGGACTTCAATAAAGCCTAGCGCAGAAACGcgaaaggtgacatgcgactcatttcgtggtggagggtcacaaatgtttgATTACATTACAATAGGTTTTCACATCACAATTTGTCGGACTCTATTAATTGTACGCATACTGGCCGTTGTTGAAGTTGGTAAGGCGAATGTGTGAATTTTTAAAATAGGCCTTAAGATTAATTagatttttgttttggtgtacataaggtaaaacaacatcaccagTGTTTTTTGTTACTTATATAAATAATGCATCAGCTTGTAATGCATATATAGACGTGAAGGTTTGTCAGTGCAACTTTGTGATGCAAGACAATCGAGTGAAGGGATAGATTATGAAATGTATTATAGGTACATGGTGTTAACAATGTCATTACATTCAGATAGTACAACTGTTATGACAGATTGGTGAAGAATTGCAGCGTGCATTGAATGTCCTCTCTAAATTGCATCCTAAAAATGTCCATACAAAAAAACATTTGAGCCCATGTTTAGACTAATGAAAAGATGTCCAAAATAAAGATATTGTTGCAATGTAAATAATATTTGGAGTTATTTAATACACTGATTGTGCCAATTATGTTTTACGGATGCAAGGAATAATGTCCCAAAGTATTGAATTTAACAGAGAAAATACGATTGGCTTTTGTAAAATGATATCAAAGTTCGGGTCAAGTCAGCATCGAGCCCTTTGCTTATGGTAAAGGTGAAACGGGGAAGTACTACACACTCGAAATTAAGGCGAAAAGCAGTAAGGCCTGTTTATGATTTAGATCGTTAACTGTTGATTGTAAATTAGTTATCAATATTTGTACCTTGTGTATGAAGGGGATCGATAGCTCGGAATAACAATGTTCTCGTGTATATTGAGGAAGAAGTGTAATGATGTCTGATTAAATAAGTTTTCCTCTTTATTTCACATTCAAGTAAAGAACCTGTTCACTTTTGAAATATTGAATCATAATGTATGATACCTGTATAGATATGTGTTTAACTTACATAATATGTGCCTTTCTTTTTTGTGATAAACCCAGTAGttttcaagatacaaattctTGCCTTGCTTTGTAAAGACGATGTTACAAATTTGTTACTACTATCGACATGAGTGCAGTTTaattactgtctgtctgtctgtctgactgtctgtctgtctgtctgtctgtgaattcctctctttgtctgtctgtatgtctgtctggctggctggctgtctctctctctctttgtctctctctgtgtctctttctctctctctctctctctctctctctctctctctctctctctctctctctctctctctctctcgattatTTAAGAGCATCTGAAAACTAGGTCATGAATCAAAGCGTTTCACAAGTGGCATTGTTAGTGACAGCAATCAATCATCATCAACCCACAAGATGCATCAGCACTGGGAAACAACGGACAATTCATCAAAATGGGTTACGTACGTTACAGCAGCAGTTCAAAACTGAACACATGTAGATACAGGGTACAAGATTGAGGATCCACGCCCAACACACAACTCTGAAGGTCACAATCAAATCGTTGACACAAAATAAACCTGATGGGGAAAGAGTTCTCTGGTAATACGGCTTCCAATGATGTCCCTTGATTAGATCACCAACTGACTGGCGATGTCACATCACAATTGCAATTAACTTGTGCACATCAgcaggattaaaaaaaaataaaaaatgtcgttttgacttaataataataataacgattacttatatagcgcgtaaacctcgtggtgacaagcccagagcgctttacacttacataatcatcaatcaatcaatcaatatgaagcttatatagcgcgtaatccgtgggtacagttctaagcgcttgtcgaagagttgtcaacacaggactaacaaagaaactaacatcttcagacggacacgaaccctatcacacactagcaaaccctggtaaacaaacaactgtttaacaacaatgtacacatcaatagctaggtccaaacaaaataatattaagcacaaagaaaacacctctcacagagcacagcacaagaatgtcttttggggcacaacacatcacgtcgagcatgaaagtcgcagccagctacgggaagaactgagtcttcaacctactcttgaacgcgtcaagagaggggctcataatacaaacaaggaaagagaacaaaatccgaataaattcaaacatggtcacacacacccacacacgcacggacacacacacgcacacacacacacacacacgttatactagtacaacacacacaggcacatacacatcttCACGAACGCCACACTTGAGtagataatacacgtggcagcgTCAATGATtcaccgatcatgggatctccttcagaggtctaacttaaacatgtgtgttttgagggctgttctaaaggcagatggtgactgggaatccctgatgctccgggggattttctcccagacaagaggtccctggtacttgaaggatctctcaaatccatagttagttgattttctgtttctttttggtttactaagtacattggtatctgttgcagagcgaagagaggagaggtttgaatattttgataacatcTCAGAGAGATAAGCAGGTCAGTCCTTCTTGAAAGACAATGATTTCTTCTAACAAAAATCTATTTTAAAACCGAATAATCCTTAGTCAACAGAAGCACTATGTAAACTTCAGCATTCACGTTATCTATGATAGGCAAGGAAAGGTAACACCGCGAGAAACAAGGGAGGATGACGGGGGAGGGAGAGTAAACCTGGCATCACCAGTGCACTGACCATCGGAGGCCGGCCTTGGCCTCTCTCCTTGGTACTAAACAATTACTACTTTTACTTATAAGTTTATTTGTGACTCACAACacaaattcaatcatataacaAGAATGACAGGTTCTCAACAAGACAAACGCACAAGGTTTTCTGTATAAATTATCATAATAAGAAGTACAGTAGGCACGCGGGATACAAATATAAATCAAATGTTACTACATTGCTACATAGCCATCGTGACACACCAAACAACCAGTATACCCTCACTCTCTGACGCATACATCAGTCCAAAACTGTTACGAAACGAAATGTTTCATGCTAAAAACAAGTGGTTCATACGCCTGTGCCCAGACATGTCACGTGACTCAGTCATTACGTCATCATACACATACACTATCCCGCACAAGGAGGTGTCGTGCTTTCTCACAACAGTCTATCAAAAGTGATCAACATTTTGCACACAAACATCGCTGTCTTCTTCATCAGTACTGTCGTCAGCCTTGTCATCGCTGTTGGCCTTCACCTACACGCGTAAGTTGTCTTTGTGGCTCTGTCTgtgatctggatctggatctggataacccgcctgggttggtggttggcgggTGCGCCACAGAAGCCGACGACGACTATCAACGTGACGTTTTTGGGTGTGCGCATCCAAAATAGTCTTAAAAGTTCACTGTACACAAGGTGGATATAGTGTACAACTCCAGCTGGTCTTCTTGCTGCTGTACTTGCGGTTTTAGTCCGTTTGCCCTAGAATGTAGGCTTTCCAAGCACAGTTAAAAATGCTATGTTACAATGTTAAAAACTGGATAAAAACTACTGAGGCTCTCACACTGGTTTCTGCCCCCCTAGCGCTGATGAGAAGGCGCTGGGCGTGGTCAAGGTGACGGTGGCTTCGCTCAAATTGTTCCACTCGATCACTGTCTTTACAAAGAACGAGTTCCTGTATTGATCTGTCTTTGAGGGAGGAGCTTTGAAACAGCGGCTGTTGTTGGTTGCCTGTCTCTGGAGGATGTTTTGGCTCTCATACCCCTCGTAGGCTTTAGGCTTGACTCGGCGCCGAGATACGCTCACCGGGGTGAGGAAGGAGTCAGGGGGTAGGGCAGGTACAAGTCCATTGATGATTTTGAACAGCATCGTCAGGCGAAGTTGCTGACGGCGTTCCTGGAGTGTAGGAAGTTGGAGGTACTGAGCATCTTGGTGACGCAGCCTGGGTCCTTGGACACGTAGTCTTTCGTAATGAACCTAGCGGCTAGGCGTTGGATGCGTTCGAGTCTCTCAACGTCTTGTTTGTAGTAGGGGTCCCAGACCACCGCCCCGTACTCAAGGGTGGACCTGACAAGAGTGATGTAGGCAAGGCGACGGCACTCACGTGGGCAGTTCCGGAGGTTCCGGCGTAAGAAGCCTAGGGTAGATCCTGCCCTCTTGCAGAGACTGGTGATATGGGGGCCCCACTTCAGGTCGGCTGAGATCTGTATGCCGAGGTACGGGTTCTGTTCGACCTGTTGGAGGATGGTGTCTCCGAGGCTGTAGAAGTAGTGGGATGTCACGGATCTGGTGGAGAGGACGTAGCACTTCTTAGCGTTGAACCTCATCCCCCACTGGTTTGCCCACTCTTCCAAGCTCTTTAGGTCTGCCTGTAGCGTAAGGTGGTCCTGAAAGGTGCGGATCTGGCGGTAGAGGAGACAGTGATGATAATCAATGGGTGGGTTTTCAAGCGTTGGTCTAGTTTCGGTTTTCCGGCTTGTCAGTCCGGTCGTTGTGTCAGTGACTTTGTTCAGCCGCAGATAACGAGGATGGATGGTGTGGTCATGAAAAACGAGTCACAGACATTCACCTGGTGTGACGTCTCGGTTAGTGGGGCAAAACACCGTGTTGGTTTAAGGGGTGCAACTCATTGCAGATGAATGAGGAATTGGGGTGTAGTTACTTCCCCTAGACCATTCAGTGCAGCTTGAAGTGaaccatttatttatttatttatttatgtatttatgtattgaTTAAATACAATTAGTAATTAatgtatgtattcatttatctttcttttctttattattcatttatttatctgTACGTAATGTACACATTTATTCGTCAGATTGCATTCtttgtatatttgtttgtttccagtttgtttatttgtattTTCTTCTGTATTTTCATTAGTTtgcttttttggctcacgaagtgtagcctatgcgatcgtaactttgtctgtctgtgcgtttgtgcgtgtgtgtgtgcgtgtgtgtgtatgtctgtggtagaaactttaacatttccgagtctatgtgtgagtggttatccaagactatggataaagctcgcataagattacgtcacggtcaaaagtgtttgacgtcaattaatgcatcatgacagCATGCCTCCCCagtccctgtagtctttctctctcgcgtggtgtgtgtggtctcggtcattgttattttgagcgggccgagactatttggcagtcgtgtccctgtaagtaggctacatgcagacagacagatctagatctagtgtctctctttcttgcacagtgtcacctaagcttactgtgtgtgtgggtgtgtatgtgtgacggagtgattgagtttgtgttactgtttgtctatttcttacgtgagccttgaaggcttcgcctcttgttgtttttctttctctttaatTCTTCATTTAATAAATCTGGTTTGCAATATCTAGGTTTAAACTTTGTATATCAAATGGAACGAACGGATAGACAAACTCATCTGTTCCACAAGTCTTTCGATCAGCAAATCAAAAGACTTTAAAACTGAACAATGGCGATTCGATAGTgtaaaaagtgaaaatgacaacaGATTTTGTATCGTTATTTATTCAGAATTTAAATAAATGTTGGATTAGGAAAGCACGATTAAAGAGTAGGGTCAGTGGGTCGGTAGTTTTGATTTGTGAAAAGTTTTGATCGCAGACGCTTTATATTTTGTACTCAGTGCCAAATGTTCCATTGCCTAAAAACCATAACCATTATAACTTTTAGTGTTGGGATACACATTTTAATATTGTAGATCGGGTTACCCTAATTCAAATGTAAATCTTTGTAGTTttgatgtggttttttttttgtgtttgagCTTTTTTTCTTGGGGTTAACGCCCCCACGTGTCCaacagaatagctatataagggcattatattcaacttcacaatggcggccgaacatgaacaatttctgaagcaaatcgaacacgaagtggactactgcgttcgtctgagaaaatgtgacaatgttgctgacaggtgccattgtttaatttgaaaATTTGAACTTCGGgcggaaaggaagtcagacagacaaaatacattcgtgtcacgcacaactattggtaattctggatgagtccatctctcgacagaggggggcttgcgtgctccaacattataatgagccagtacaaaatgctgcagaaaaagtgtaaacaggttttctgcagtaaaacaacagcaccattttactgcagcattcttgatttcaattttactgcagtaaaatgttttgctccagaaaaacccgttgcttcggcgaaagatgacattatgcagaaatgctgcagaaaagacagtttttctccagcatttcggtttttctgcagaataactgaataatgccaaaatgctgaagaaaaagtgtaaacagtttttctctagtaaaacaacatcaccgttttactgcagcattcttgatttcaaaacgttgctctcgcgaaagatgacattatgcagaaatgctgcagaaacaaacagtttttctccagcatttctgtctttctgcagaataactgaataaagtcataatccgctaaggataaagGTATAACTGGTGGAGAAAGCTATGATGTATAATTGCTACACAGAAATACTCTGTGTGTTGCTTTATTGTGTGTACATTGTTAGTCAGTGGTATCTACAGCATTCAAAGGACGCCATTTGGAACAGCCTACAGAGCCCCATTCATCGCCAGTGGcatttcattgtttgtttgtttgtttatagggccatatcagggcggtgctgctttgacatataacgtgcgccacacacaagacagaagtcgcagcacaggcttcatgtctcacccagtcacattattctgacaccggaccaaccagtcctagcactaaccccataatgccagacgcggagcagccactagattgccaattttaaagtcttaggtatgacccggccggggttcgaacgcacgacctcccgatcacggggcggacgccttaccaccaggccaaccgtgaCGGTAGTGGCATTTCATGAGAAAGATGTTTTGATCAAGATTATAGACACACAACAGCAGAAGGTGTTCTTtcttgggaggtgtcctcttatTGAAGAGATCTCACATGACAAGTATCACTATGATGATCACATTTACTAGACCTAAATGATTTAGCTCTGCAACATTCAAGCATGACTGTATGCCTGGAAAACGGTTGAATGAGTCGATCGTCTGTCTCCACCTACTCCTCTGTctctcctttttctttttttattttctttatctcttttcgtttcatgtgtgtattatagtagggactagctgtaagaaaggaccataatatggacctaatgctatcatccctcggtaataaagttttcgggttcgagttcgagttctctctctctctctctctctctctctctctctctctctctctctctgtctctctctctctctctctctctctctctctctctctctctctctctctctctctctctctctctctctgtacgcgTCTTGTTCTCTCCCACAGATCACTACATCAACACCAGCAATGGCGACGGCCTCCGTCCTAGTGGAGCCGGAAGACATGGACTGCAGCGTGTGTCACGAGCTGTTGAGCGATCCCAAGCTGCTGCCTTGCGGTCACTGCCTGTGTCGCCACTGTCTGCTGTCCTGGCTACACTCGCAACCCCACCCCATGTGTCCGCTATGCCGCTGCGCTATAGTGGACGCCGAGGAGGGAGGCCGGACCAGCATGGAAGACATCACTGAAGGCTTTCCCACGGACCTGGCCATAGCGGCGCTGGTGGAGGCCCGTCGTCTTCTGGAGCGGGACCACAAGTGTTGCGTGTGCGACGATGTGGCGGCCACGTCGCTCTGTCTGCACTGTGGGGACATGCTGTGCGCGGCCTGTACTATCTGCCACGGCAAGCTGTCGGCAACGCGCCAGCACAAGGTGGAAAGCCTGGCCTCTGTGACTGCGGACACCGTGGCGACCAACCGTCCCGTCCCCTGTGCGGTCCACGCTGACAAGGCCACGGAGCTGTTCTGCTCCACGCACGGCCAGACCATCTGTCATGTGTGCGCCACGTCCAGACACCGAGGCTGCTCGGAAGTGAGGGACTTGGAGGAAAAGGTGGGGGAGGCACGCGCCTTGCTGGCACAGCTGGCCGACACCCTGAGAGCGGGCGAGAGAGAGCTGGATCACAGCATCCAACAGCTAGACAATCACCTCAAAGAGGTGGAGAAACAGTCGGCGGCCGCCATTGCTCACATCGACGCCATGTGTCAGCGTCTGGCCCAGTCTGTGGAGGCGTGTCGCCGTCGTCTGACGGAGATGACGCACAGCGCGTGCTGTGACGTCAGAGAGGCGGTGAGTGAGGCCAAGACGTGTCTGCTGCAACGGCGAGGGAAGCTGacgacacacacacgtgtagtAGAGCGCGTG is part of the Littorina saxatilis isolate snail1 linkage group LG15, US_GU_Lsax_2.0, whole genome shotgun sequence genome and harbors:
- the LOC138948695 gene encoding E3 ubiquitin-protein ligase Midline-1-like isoform X2; translation: MATASVLVEPEDMDCSVCHELLSDPKLLPCGHCLCRHCLLSWLHSQPHPMCPLCRCAIVDAEEGGRTSMEDITEGFPTDLAIAALVEARRLLERDHKCCVCDDVAATSLCLHCGDMLCAACTICHGKLSATRQHKVESLASVTADTVATNRPVPCAVHADKATELFCSTHGQTICHVCATSRHRGCSEVRDLEEKVGEARALLAQLADTLRAGERELDHSIQQLDNHLKEVEKQSAAAIAHIDAMCQRLAQSVEACRRRLTEMTHSACCDVREAVSEAKTCLLQRRGKLTTHTRVVERVQDAKRRHTVTSMTPKLKTRVDDLVYSVTLPADAKAIAKVTLVIDPEVVSRLEKELSQLGQVKVISTEIIAQVKPQPEGFRFHDNHGENIVLSNHQLTAERKSGTLCGGVVMSRDPMEINVVYEVLIHETDNTEHSVNTFLGAVCESPASVTLPCGSWFLTCGVVVRPAVVWVHGSQTDTNQFSALHDVTAGSRVGVGLDTVRCLHVFMDGKDLGVVKGAPSLAQHCYALFDLGYRLKKVTSLPPYRLQTASISEGKKLMVAVTAYRDNETLQTLSACEDKQTHTQSTSQ